A stretch of the Gammaproteobacteria bacterium genome encodes the following:
- a CDS encoding N(4)-(beta-N-acetylglucosaminyl)-L-asparaginase has protein sequence MKRRDFVKTAAAAGVAGAVPRTLDGAGPSTLDGAPTVYTPQSVSPVVISDTSGIRFTNGGPESAVERAFRMIVEGADVLDALVAGVNIPELDPTETGIGYGGLPNANGVVQLDACCMHGPKKQAGGVAGLEGVRTPSLVAKAVMEYTDHHLLVGAGAQEFARMMGFEIEDDLNTDRSRELWLEWKRRIDPGHFPDPRRGRPGGTGSGAGLDAGAMNGAGAGSREAAAGAAGPEELARARAALRDHHYAGYQAGLDMVREGLIDENSFWGTINCDGIGPGGDICGVTTTSGLSWKIPGRAGDSPILGAGLYVDGDIGAAGSTGRGEANLFNLCSFLIVERMRDGMHPLDARMAALERIRANTVEERLLNSRGEPNFNVRFFALNKRAEYAGVSMYASGQVTYAVCDENGARELPLEGLLEGSPAD, from the coding sequence ATGAAACGTCGCGACTTCGTCAAGACCGCCGCCGCCGCGGGCGTGGCCGGCGCCGTGCCGCGCACCCTGGACGGCGCTGGACCGAGCACCCTGGATGGGGCGCCCACGGTGTACACCCCCCAGTCGGTCTCCCCGGTGGTGATCTCCGACACCAGCGGCATCCGCTTCACCAACGGCGGTCCGGAGAGCGCGGTGGAACGGGCGTTCCGGATGATCGTCGAGGGCGCAGACGTGCTGGACGCCCTGGTCGCGGGGGTGAACATCCCCGAACTCGACCCCACCGAAACCGGGATCGGCTACGGCGGCCTCCCCAACGCGAACGGGGTGGTGCAACTGGACGCCTGCTGCATGCACGGGCCGAAGAAGCAGGCCGGAGGCGTGGCGGGGCTCGAAGGCGTGCGCACCCCCTCGCTGGTGGCCAAGGCGGTCATGGAATACACCGACCACCACCTGCTGGTGGGCGCGGGCGCGCAGGAATTCGCCCGCATGATGGGCTTCGAGATCGAGGACGACCTCAACACCGACCGCTCCCGCGAGCTGTGGCTGGAATGGAAGCGGCGCATCGACCCCGGCCACTTCCCCGATCCGCGCAGGGGGCGCCCGGGCGGTACGGGCAGCGGAGCCGGTCTCGACGCCGGCGCGATGAATGGCGCTGGTGCGGGAAGCCGTGAGGCAGCGGCAGGCGCAGCCGGCCCGGAGGAACTCGCACGCGCCCGGGCTGCCCTGCGGGACCACCACTACGCGGGCTACCAAGCCGGTCTGGACATGGTGCGCGAGGGCCTCATCGACGAAAACAGCTTCTGGGGCACCATCAACTGCGACGGCATCGGGCCGGGCGGGGACATCTGCGGGGTGACCACCACCAGCGGGCTGTCCTGGAAGATTCCCGGACGCGCGGGCGACTCTCCCATCCTGGGCGCCGGGCTCTACGTGGACGGCGACATCGGCGCCGCGGGCTCGACCGGCCGGGGCGAGGCCAACCTGTTCAACCTGTGCTCCTTCCTCATCGTCGAGAGGATGAGGGACGGCATGCATCCGCTGGACGCGAGGATGGCGGCGCTCGAACGGATTCGCGCGAACACCGTGGAGGAGCGTCTCCTCAACTCGCGCGGCGAGCCCAACTTCAACGTGCGCTTCTTCGCGCTCAACAAAAGGGCGGAGTACGCGGGCGTGTCGATGTACGCATCCGGCCAAGTCACGTACGCCGTATGCGACGAGAACGGTGCGCGCGAGCTGCCGCTGGAGGGGCTGCTGGAGGGCTCGCCGGCGGACTGA